From one Coffea eugenioides isolate CCC68of chromosome 11, Ceug_1.0, whole genome shotgun sequence genomic stretch:
- the LOC113752193 gene encoding UDP-glucose iridoid glucosyltransferase-like, whose product MLQLGSILYSKGFSIVVPHSELRPPNPLNHPEFIFHLLSDGLSGYQASIDNLKHLVLAMNSNCRAPMQDYMVQLMEDQKLQGYPVSCIIYDSYLCFVDSVATHLKIPSIVLRPNMAASMLSRRYICQLQAENRIPFPESRLLDPVPELHPLRFKDLPYPITNEIPEWIMNFFASSVNIRSSVAIILNTTDCLEHLTLSRLQQRYKVPCFLQRPHPGPGHVTAQGRSELGWRLGPRGNQSRAAGLFCIGGGVSPGQELSQVLGRLFDKLVIEILYPQPIHESGHDHLLIFVPDLQAFRIEARHEILQGLIRLLLDGHQLEDHFPEGVKALLGESGLIVKWAPQKKVLAHSAVGGFWSHCGSNSTIESICEGVPMICRPHFADQSSNARYLTYEWKVGLEIENVLDRGSIEKSIRRLMVDAEGKECQ is encoded by the exons ATGCTTCAGCTGGGGAGTATTCTTTACTCTAAGGGGTTCTCCATCGTAGTTCCACACTCTGAACTCAGACCTCCCAATCCTCTGAACCATCCTGAATTCATCTTTCACCTCTTGTCGGACGGTTTATCTGGTTATCAGGCCTCTATCGACAATTTAAAGCATCTCGTATTAGCTATGAACAGCAACTGCAGAGCACCTATGCAGGACTACATGGTTCAACTCATGGAAGATCAGAAGCTGCAGGGCTACCCGGTTTCTTGTATAATATATGATTCCTACTTGTGCTTTGTTGATTCGGTTGCTACTCATCTAAAGATTCCAAGCATTGTTTTAAGGCCTAATATGGCTGCTTCCATGCTATCTCGTCGCTACATCTGTCAACTTCAAGCAGAAAATCGTATTCCCTTTCCAG AGTCCAGGCTGCTGGACCCTGTACCAGAGCTCCATCCTTTGAGGTTTAAGGATTTACCGTATCCAATTACTAATGAAATACCCGAATGGATTATGAATTTCTTCGCTTCTTCAGTCAATATACGCTCTTCTGTGGCCATCATTTTGAATACAACAGATTGTCTTGAGCATTTAACCTTATCACGGCTTCAGCAACGTTACAAAGTCCCATGCTTCCTGCAGAGGCCCCATCCTGGGCCTGGACACGTGACAGCCCAGGGGCGGTCCGAGCTGGGCTGGCGCCTCGGGCCCAGGGGGAACCAGTCCAGG GCGGCCGGCCTCTTCTGCATTGGCGGCGGCGTGAGCCCGGGTCAAGAGCTCTCCCAGGTTCTTGGGAGGTTGTTCGACAAGCTTGTAATAGAGATCCTCTACCCTCAACCCATTCATGAAAGCGGCCATGACCACCTTCTCATCTTTGTCCCTGATCTGCAGGCTTTCCGTATTGAAGCGCGTCATGAAATTCTTCAGGGACTCATCCGGCTTCTGCTTGACGGCCATCAA TTGGAAGATCACTTTCCTGAGGGCGTCAAAGCATTACTAGGAGAAAGTGGCCTAATAGTCAAATGGGCACCTCAGAAAAAAGTTTTGGCACATAGCGCTGTGGGGGGATTTTGGAGCCACTGTGGCTCGAATTCAACAATAGAAAGCATCTGCGAAGGCGTTCCAATGATTTGCAGACCACATTTTGCAGACCAATCATCAAATGCAAGATACTTGACTTATGAATGGAAGGTAGGCCTGGAAATTGAGAATGTGCTGGATAGAGGGAGCATTGAGAAATCTATAAGACGACTAATGGTTGATGCAGAAGGCAAAGAATGTCAGTGA